The window gaatGCTATGAATGTGTAGATGGTTGTTTCAACTGAGTAGTAGTGGTAATGGTTACAAGATTGGTGGGCactacaatacaaataaatgaatGCTATAATTGTGTAGATGGTTGTTTCAACTGAGTAGTAGTGGTAATGGTTTCCTCGGTCATCACAACACCCATAGTGGTCTTCTTGAGCATGTAACATCATCCCTGAGGATTCTAAGAAAGGCTCGACTTAATTCGCCGATTTAACTCTTCAGGATCCTGAAAGGAGATTCCTAACTTTTGACATTCTTTGGAAACTAACTACTGGAGCCTGCTCAGAAATTCTCGATTCGATAGTCCAATCCTTAAGCTCTGCTTTGTCTTCTGCTTGTATGCAATATTTGCGTTGTATTTGTGTTGTCGTGGTGGCATAATTCTTTTCTTGAGTAAGGTATCATCTTAAAggcaaacataaaatatttaagatcaAGTAACCGATTACTTTACTCATGATGGCCTTCTGGGGATGATGATGGGCTGTTTGGTATCGATGTCCACTTGTTCTGCAGATCATGACTTAACTACACTTCTGAAACTTCCGTAGCAGATGATTTTCTGATGTCTATATACATATTGGTCGGCATTGTGATATACCGCTAGCGACTAAATTTACTAGGTAACCACAGCTACACcacatatatacaaatacaacTGGTATAAAAACCTGTCACTGTGGCATTCAGTGTATTACAGTCTcagtattacaatttatatttggtttgaaaatggaTTAAGGAAACCGACTTTTAGTGCCCATCTTTTATAACTGCCTTTCTACTACTtatgataaaattgtaaatgtgagttgagtcataacaaaaatataaacaaaatcacGCTTGAGAGACAATAACATTGATGGTTGAAGGGCACACTGTCGTGGTCATCTCTGTTGTTTGAGCGATATACATGtgaaatatctttctattttctgttattaaatataagatattGTATATCACTGTGTACACCGTAGATGAGTATTGATATGTCACAgtcaaacttttaaaagaaaagtggatgtttttatgattttattttggcAATGAtatcacatttaaattataataatatccaATTGCAAATTATGTATGAGatgataattgtaaataaaaattaatgtccttttatgcaaaatgtatatCCAGTTGTTTTTACTGATAATAACTGAGCAGGTCTAGCAAGAGCCGTGACCGGCGCGAGAGGGGAAGTGGAGTAGGGCATAGAGGGGCGAGAGGGAGGAAGCACTGAGCCGCCTGCCTGGCCTCGCCGAGCGGCGCCGATGTGCTCACAAGCAACCACTATTCACAGATACGACATTCTAACCGCCGTCATAACtacttatacattaatattagtaattacatCATCTATGGCTTTAAACTATATAAGacgaaataatattatctagCCTATATAAAATCctagaaactatttaaataaaataaaaaaacttacagttatttaaatcAGGGTTCTATTCCACTCAAGTCCACGTCATCCATTTCATCATCACTTTCTGGATGGCTGTCATCATTGTCATCTTCTGTGTCGGAATCTTCtcccaaattaattattatttgttcactAATTTCGTCGATTTCCGGCTCTAATGCCAAGTAATCCAATTCCACTTTTTTTACATGGTTCACACGAGAAACTCCACTGTTCTCGTGTTATCTGGCTACATATCTCTACGACCAGTTGCTGAACTTCAGCTAATTTAAACGAAACGTTTCGTTTGGCTACACATTCCTTAAGTAAACTCCATACCATTTCAATAGGATTTAAAATCTTGGTGGTATGGTGGTAACCTTAACACAGAATGGCCGGCTTCTGCCAGAATAGAAtctactttaaacatttttgtactttgtactttggtttattttctttaataactgaGTACAATTCTGGTTTTAAGATTTCTTTAGAAATGTGTATGTTTCGTTCTGATAGCCACTGTATCTTGTCTGCCTTTAAAGTTGACGACGTGGGAGCTGGTTCAACTGCACATTGTGGTAGTGTgcattatcaataacaataacagagtTTTGGGGTATGTTAGGAATTAATTGTGTGTTCGTATCCATTTTTCATAGTTGCTGAAATTGATGTCACCATGATAATCCCCTGTTTTTTTCCCAGAAATGAACGTCAATAGTGCATTATTTACAAAGCCATCTTCGTTACCGGCATGAACAATTATTATTCTCTCGCCCTTACTAATAGGGGTTTTTAAACCTGCCTCGCTTCCATCACTCCAACTCAAGGGTTTTGTGTCTGTAGAATGAACGTAGGTCTCGTCCATATAGATTACTGGCCTACCTTCCGATCGATAATTCTggatatttctcaaatattttaaacgtattcccttatacaaattttttcaacCAATACTTTCCTGTTATTAACGGATTTCCTCCAGCGAAAGTTTAGCTTGTGTAAAACCTTACCTAACGACCATTTACTCccctgtaaaattaatttttttctctggGATCTGGTAATAGAGTTTTTTACTGTTGGTCGTCTCCGCCATTGATTTTGTGGAACTCATTTACAGTTCGCCTGACAACGCACAAATCAAACTCATCTAACTCCGTTTTGTTCTTTACTCTATGTCTTTTTTATTTGGCGTATAAAAACTGGGTTTTCAGTCTGAACAACGTTCTGCTTTCTGCAATAATTCTCTTGACAGACGTCAGTGATAAAACCCGTGGCTTCCGCTACACGacattgaatttgttttaaatgtattgcagCTCCAGTTTCAGCTTCacgtttcataaatttgtacacATTTGCAATGATTTCTCGACTTTGGCTATGCAATACTTTTCGTCCACCAATTAGTTTACGATGCTGCTAAGCTTCCATATTAATATGAgtacaaacaacaataacacaaccACTATATAACACCTACAACAACGACAGCACGGCCACGTGAACACTAGATGTCAGCATAACGGAACGACACGACTCCAACGCCTGACAGCAGTGAACTGAGCCGGCTGCTACCCCCACTCCTACATCTGACCTCTAGGCTACTGCGCATCTTTGGCCCCATGGCTCTTGCTAGACCTGCTCTGCTGTAACTGCCATTTGATATATTGTCTCTTAATTGgaagtcattaaataaattattcagaaaGCTACAACACATGACACAAAACTACGAAGATAACTCACATCACAATACAATTCTGATTCCGTGCATGACAGTCTCTCCCCTTCTGactcatatatatttttgtagaaagGAATCAACACTTGTAGTAAGTAGTTTATTTGTCTGTTCATTCCCCACTATTTTCTCTCCTAGGAGTGTGTTTTTTCAACttattttatctttcaaattCATCTTCACAACTCTCCTAAGTCATAATCTCATAGACTCAGGAAATTTTATTCACGAACATGGATTCCAGAATTGGCATGAGAACTTACAAAAGTGAAACATGCTTTTAAAAAGTACAGTTTAATTaaacaccatatgttattttaatattagcttTCTTTTCCGGTTGGCGTGCCTACCATAAGTTTTTAGGATGTTGATGCCTCAGAAAAACCGTGTTGCAATCTATGAACATCTTTTCAAAGAAGGTGTCATGGTTGCCAAAAAAGACTTCCATGCACCAAAACACCCTGAATTAGAAGCCGTCCCAAATCTGCAAGTAATAAAGGCTATGCAGAGCTTGAAATCTCGAGGATATGTCAATGAGCAGTTTGCTTGGCGCCATTTCTACTGGTACCTAACAAATGAAGGAATTAGGTATCTTCGAGATTACCTGCACTTGCCTCCTGAAATTGTCCCATCAATTAGTTGTAACAAACattatgtgaatatttatttgtggagtcgcctgatgaaacctttggtttcgaaaggcctcgtctaaaaaataaacaatttggaaaagtattgttttcattaacgtttattaatatttaaagaattttccaattgctccaagagtcttcaaatacaataaaacaataaaaagtcttaaacagaagaatgtattttatttgaaagctgacaaaagtaatactattgtCATTATGAACAAAGAAGAATATCATAAAAGAGTCAAACAAAACACTGGACaatagtcaaagtcaaagtcaaaatctctttatttacaatttcattgagAAGTGTAATGGCGTCAAAAGTTACAATGGTTATGGATAAAGTAAAGGTACAATACATCATTCGTTTCGGTGTAGAAATTCTTCCAAGGTGTAGAAAGGTCTGGTCACCATCCATCTGTTCAGTGATGTCTTCAAATTCTTCCCCTTCTGAGCCTTGATGTCGACTGGTAGAGCATTGAACAGCTTTCGTCCCACgtaagattttttttgttattatttatattttatattttaatacaatatcttCAGAAAAATCCAATCCAAAAATATCAGTATCAGAAAccttaaaaatctgtaaaaatgtaattaacaaccAATTATATAGAAAACTTATAGTTCCTAATCCTACCATTCCAAAACTACACTGTCTCCCAAAAATACCCAAACCGGAGAATGGAATGCGACCAATAGTGTCATGTATAAACTCCccaacaaaaattttgaaactttagaaAGTTTTCCTTCATTTTCCATCAAGAACAGATAAGATCTTGTAGAATCAATTAAAGACGTTGTTCTTTATGAAGATGAATATTTCGTTTCTTTTGATGTAACATCGCTTTATCCTAATGTTCCAATTAAggatacaatgaaaataattacacattggttaacttcttaaaatgtacaaaaggaaataattgatgaatactcctgtatgataaatttatgtatgaatcaGAGCACATTCCAATATAGAGAATCTTACTACACCCAAATTGATGTAACGGCTGTGGGAAATCTTCTTtcatgttttattgccaatattttgatgagctattttgaaactacagctaaatctaaaatgacatatttcccaagaaaatggATACGATATGTCGATGATGTcttcacaatatttaataaaaatgaaaacgtACAAGATTTTATTACaactctaaattcgttttaccctactaaatttacatatgaaattgaacaaaacaatagtatccaATTTTTAGATgttattagaaatgaaacaaaatttgaattctatATCCACAGgaaaccaactcatacagatagattcatcatcaatgaatctaaccatccatcTGCACAAAAAgtgcaacatttaattcaatgatttgcAGAGTTTTAAATACActactttcaacagaaaactacaataaagaactaaattacataaaatatattgctatgtttcaatggttacactacacaactcattgacaatatattaaaaaacgcATTGAAAAGAAGAACTAGAAATTATAAGACAACTTAAGGCCACCTCAAGaaacaaaacaagaatttatttgcataacatacagcactttttcaaaccaaatatgcaaagctttaaaaaacatacaaataaaactatcactatcagaacaagcaacaaactaTCCCTAATTTTAGGAAAAcctaaagacaaaatttcaagtgacaaaatttatattggacaaacaaaaagaacaataaaaacacaatttttaaagggcatttatcacacacaaaatatggaagagtagacaaatctgctgtagccaagcactgcattggaTGAGGACACAGAACAtcgattaaaaatctaaaattaataaaagaagtaacaaaaccaatgaacttgaatgcttgggaaacactacacataaacagaaataaagaaaaactcataaacaatgaagagggTCCTATTAAACATTCCAGTCTTCTTCTTCTCAAcctattcaaaaattaaactgtagtcatatctaatttttcatactggctgaatttccaaaatttttttatttgattatttacaccatatgttattttaatattagttgtaacaaacattttagtttttatttactatcaatttatttataccaaCTTCCCCATATCCATATTTAACATCTACACTTAGAGGACTGCTCATAATATTACACtctaagaatatttttttgttcagaaGGTTTTGTGACGGAACTCCAGCATGTATTTTAGaggtaataataatttaacttttcttaTACACACGTTTATCCGGACATGCAGCTTTGGCTTTTTTGAaccaatattcataaaaaaacaatcagcATTTTCCAGTCAAGGCAGAGGGGATCTTTTATCTGGCTGCACCATCCCAATCTGTTGCAGGGGGTCTGAAATGTTGTACTCAGTTATCTCATGTATAGTGCTTCTTAGCAGGGGCGCACCGTGGGGGGGACGGACGGGTCCGATCCCCCCCCCGTAAGAaggtttaatttcaaaataatcgattgcaaatattatttttttcagctaaaaaaaactattatgtcGGAACTTTGAAATcagtcataataaaatatataaatataaccttaatattaattttaatttacaattttaattttaatttgcagtAACTTGTACCTACTCTTGGGACAGACGAGTATCTGTTACAGTAGTCCctacgtgatcagttgtcacagtagagACTGAGTTTCctgagctctgagcagttctgtactgtgttagatTGTTGTCATTCATTGTCACCACGAGGCAACACCGGCCAGGGTGCAGTCTGGCGATTTGCACGTTAAAACTACCAGTTaccggtaaattaacaaaacctgctcattttaatatgtgttaaaaattaagaattgtaaataatggtttacaaaattatacgcTCAAGATAATAACTCTTAGCTCCATAACGTGACCAGTGCTGAGTTTAGTTGACCGCCCGgtgaaaaataaaagataaaatggtaatttaattttcatactattataaattctaaaattacatattcaattacAGTATACTTCTATCTATCTTGCAAAAACATTTGGTATTAATTGGATTCTacagttttatatgtagaaacaCAGAAATACctgaactaattttaataaaactcccATAATTGTAGCCTATCAGGtagtttgtggtcaactttcACTCTTGGATATCTATgctttttgatccgagagtagtCATCAAGATTTAGCTTTGATCTCGATTTGTAGTTTCAactgttttgtacaatatttttttaatgttatgattaaattttgtttttgtgaaaTAGGCCTATACTTAATTTGaaactgtatttgttttagaatatCTTAACTATCCCTATATAAACTTGCTGGTGATTGGTGAGGgagtggttttactgtaaactgTACACTCTGACTGGATCTTTGTCTTCCTTTtattaatagacaatagacaatagacaatattctttatttgttgtttctttaagaaatacaattgcgtcaatagtagataataacaaaaacttagattaatatttcttgctttacaaatattgatGTGGTATTTATAGAAGATCGAAGAACTCCTTCAATGAATATACAGGTCGTTCCATCAGCCAGTCTCGAAAATGTCTTTTCAGTTCGTTCCCTTTCATGTTCTTGAGATTTGGTGGTAGTGCATTAATGATTTTGCGTCCAATGTAAGAAGGTTTTTTTGCTGAATTGCGATGTGTGGTGTACAGGGAGAATGTAGTCCGTTGCTCGTCTGGTGTGGTATGAGTGAGCATTTTCATTTCTAGGAAGTTCCATCTGGCTGGTGTAGATGACGACTGCATGGATATATAGTGCTATGACAGTAAGAAGCTGCAGGGATTTgaaagcttctctgcagctttccctagGGCTGAGGCTATAGAGTGCCcttacagcttttttctggagtatcaggattttgttgagattggtttcagatgttcctccccatgaaATTAAGCCATATCTGAGGTGGGACTCCACTACAGCATAGTATGCTGTCTTTGTCGTCTCCAAACCTCCTATCCACTTCATTCGCTTTACCACATAAGTGCCAGATGAAAGTTTTTTGGTCAGATCGCGTATGTGATCTGTCCAGGAGAGGTCAGCATTAATTGTTAGGCCAAGcagttttgcctttttttcaactattagttcagaagtactataaaataacgatTCTATAaccaaatatttctaaattttctcagGGGTTTCCATGCTTCCTATCCCTTGATGTTCCAGACAcccccagagaagatttctgggtgcgtCACTGCTTTTTAGCacccttttttataaattattaagtatttatctGACTTTTATTCTAAACCTAAATTATCCTCCATCAATAACAGCCCATCAAAGTCTCCCAAAatctttgtaaaactaaattttaaatgtaaagtaaaaagtaaagaatgtcttattttaccaggcgaagttagggctaagaagccctctctaacacttaacctggggaccaacggcttaaaggtgacttccgaaccaccaccaccaatggccgggcaggcgggccgcttgcaaggacaggatcgctcagcggtcacctgtccaagcagcagccacgctcggcgttgcttgatctggttatcttgcgataaccgccgtacccactacactgcgccattggcaatgttttattttactaaaagtaaatttcttacattaaaaattcACACATGAGAAATTTGTTGAtaatgaaaatgaagaaaaatcaactatgtgctgaatgtaaatttgagaaaacactgcatactttttttattgcagtatttATTCCTTACAACTACAAGAGCAATTCAAATTCTTGATTTGGAAACTTCTTTTCCTTCCTACAACTATATCGTGTTTTGAGAAATATGCAAATgtgtaataatactaataatgtgTTTGCAGAAGTGTTCCTGGTTCTCCAACATCCAACACTGGTAAGCGGTGCTCCATTCTGTTCATTAGCTTAATACTGTACAGCTAAACTTATGTTTGTGGCTTCACCTAATACATTACTGACAGCATCACATTCTGTCTCTGTGTATTACTAGTAGTTTACTGCTTTAATCTAGCCTCTCCAACAATGTTACTTAGGGCCCTCAAAACCTCTAGATACACCCTGGTTTCTGaccatacaaaataaattaatacgtcAAAGTTAGCGTATCTTCATTAACTTATTCATTAAGAATAAATAGTTATCTCTTGTGATATTTTACTACGCAACTGGGTACAGAGAGTACATTTTTATCTAACAATACTAATTAAAGAGGAActtaattaacaaataacaaatattcatacaaacaataaaatcgGTTTGGACAAAAAAGTTTCCTGGTAGTGTTACCTTGGCTGTCTGGCGTTCAAATGAACAGGTTCCAGCCATTGTAAGTTAACAAAACCTGCTGAATAAAATCTCTGTTAAAAATTAAGCATTTTACTTAATGGTTGACAAAATTACAAACCCAAGACAATGACTTTAAGAGTTCCATAACAGGGCCATACCTAAAATCAAGTCTGCTACGTAtattaacgtttttttattaGAGCAGCTTCCCACTGTGGTCATAAACTAGTATCGATTCAGTTGTATAACCAGAAGACGCTATTCACTAACTCGTTAAGTTTGTACAAAATCTTTACTTACCAGCAATCTATGTTCGAAAGCAGCATCTCTAATAATGTTGCTACAGTGCCTCATCCCTCCTAAACCGTACAATGGCACAAGACTGCAAATAAAAGTTTGTACCGAAGTATCatagattcagattcagattctttattgaacatattcttggAGGGTAGAACAAAAGTCAAAAGAATCTTTGTGTTTGTGTATG of the Homalodisca vitripennis isolate AUS2020 chromosome X, UT_GWSS_2.1, whole genome shotgun sequence genome contains:
- the LOC124368541 gene encoding 40S ribosomal protein S10-like — its product is MLMPQKNRVAIYEHLFKEGVMVAKKDFHAPKHPELEAVPNLQVIKAMQSLKSRGYVNEQFAWRHFYWYLTNEGIRYLRDYLHLPPEIVPSISCNKHYVNIYLWNVPPHEIKPYLRWDSTTA